One window from the genome of Desulfomonile tiedjei encodes:
- a CDS encoding acetyltransferase: MPAKKVVIFGIGEMAQLAHFYLSKDSPHDVVAFTVHEKFLHDGTVAGLGVVPFERIEEIYPPSEFSMFVGVGYTKVNRGRAQVYEQCKQKGYTLISYVCSKNAHWNDFEMGDNCFIMENNVIQPFVKIGNDVIIACGNVLGHHLTIADHCFIAAQATIAGNCEIASGAFIGHGAIIKDRVKIAAHCVVGAGALILKNTVEDGVYRGLESKPMRITSKQLPFL, translated from the coding sequence GTGCCTGCGAAAAAGGTGGTCATATTCGGCATTGGTGAAATGGCGCAGTTGGCCCATTTCTACCTTTCAAAGGACAGTCCCCACGACGTAGTTGCTTTCACCGTCCACGAGAAGTTCCTGCACGACGGTACGGTCGCGGGGCTCGGGGTCGTGCCTTTCGAGAGAATCGAGGAAATCTATCCGCCCTCGGAATTCTCCATGTTTGTCGGCGTAGGGTACACCAAGGTGAACAGAGGACGGGCACAGGTTTATGAGCAGTGCAAGCAAAAAGGATATACTCTGATCAGCTATGTTTGTTCCAAGAACGCTCATTGGAATGACTTCGAAATGGGTGACAACTGTTTCATAATGGAAAACAACGTCATACAGCCATTCGTTAAAATCGGGAATGACGTTATAATAGCCTGCGGCAATGTCCTGGGTCATCATCTCACCATCGCTGATCATTGCTTCATAGCCGCTCAGGCAACAATCGCCGGCAACTGCGAGATCGCTTCCGGTGCCTTTATAGGACACGGAGCCATAATCAAAGACCGCGTGAAGATTGCGGCCCATTGCGTGGTGGGCGCCGGGGCTTTGATCCTGAAAAATACTGTCGAGGATGGGGTTTATAGGGGTTTGGAGTCTAAGCCCATGCGCATTACCAGCAAGCAGTTACCGTTCTTGTGA
- a CDS encoding methyltransferase domain-containing protein translates to MPTLDPVIELINKKNPVHGKALDQHIRRCSPEFLAFADSYLAGYMRFLQARNLDREFAVDSYLMVVDDTVREQVWFKRNGRYRYSNFKEVYDKVYSRPDYMMRYMVGLALTQFLWPNHQDIFSFFKAKIRESRGGSYLEIGPGHGLFLLEAVKFGQFDTYTAADVSQTSIDLCRAILDYEFPQHNRGVDFILGDIHHQELGKTYDFVTAGEVLEHIEEPETFMNLVFGLLRPHGQAFVSTCVNAPAIDHIHLFSHTDEIKKVVRGSGFSIRDELELPYAGKTLEEAIKKKLAINYCALLEKV, encoded by the coding sequence TTGCCGACTCTAGATCCGGTGATCGAACTCATAAATAAAAAGAACCCTGTTCACGGCAAAGCACTGGATCAACATATCCGCCGATGCAGTCCGGAATTTCTCGCCTTTGCCGATTCCTATCTGGCCGGGTATATGCGTTTTCTGCAGGCCAGGAACCTCGATCGTGAATTCGCTGTGGACAGCTACCTGATGGTTGTTGACGACACTGTCCGGGAACAGGTCTGGTTTAAAAGGAACGGAAGGTACAGGTACAGCAACTTCAAAGAAGTCTACGACAAGGTGTATTCACGGCCGGATTACATGATGCGGTACATGGTGGGCCTTGCTCTTACTCAGTTCCTGTGGCCCAATCACCAAGACATCTTCTCATTCTTCAAAGCAAAAATCAGGGAATCGCGTGGCGGAAGTTACCTGGAAATAGGACCCGGTCACGGCCTATTTCTGCTGGAAGCTGTAAAGTTCGGACAATTCGATACCTATACCGCTGCTGACGTGAGTCAAACTTCCATAGACCTGTGCCGAGCGATACTCGATTACGAGTTCCCACAACATAACAGGGGAGTAGACTTCATATTGGGAGATATCCACCATCAGGAGTTAGGGAAAACCTACGACTTTGTGACCGCGGGCGAAGTGCTGGAGCATATTGAGGAGCCCGAGACCTTTATGAATCTAGTTTTCGGCCTGTTGAGGCCTCATGGCCAAGCCTTTGTTTCCACTTGCGTGAACGCCCCCGCGATTGACCACATACACCTTTTCTCGCATACTGATGAAATCAAAAAAGTGGTTCGCGGGTCTGGTTTTTCAATCCGGGATGAATTGGAGTTGCCGTACGCCGGAAAGACATTGGAGGAAGCCATTAAGAAGAAACTGGCCATAAACTACTGCGCGTTGCTGGAAAAGGTTTAG
- a CDS encoding VOC family protein has product MLDESVFRQARFNHFGLAVRDLASACTFYQALGYQCSDPIVDMSQEVEIVMCRSALLPDVELLKPLHDKSPVSRSLKTSDAVIYHICLEVDNLEEFLKSLKATHRVVCVKPRTPAVLFDQRPVSFYYVKGVGLFEFLESES; this is encoded by the coding sequence GTGCTTGATGAATCCGTTTTTCGGCAAGCTAGGTTCAATCATTTCGGGTTGGCCGTCAGAGATCTCGCCTCTGCCTGCACCTTTTACCAGGCTCTGGGCTACCAGTGTTCGGACCCAATTGTCGACATGTCTCAAGAAGTAGAGATAGTGATGTGCAGGTCGGCGTTGCTTCCTGATGTTGAGCTGTTAAAGCCGCTTCATGACAAATCCCCGGTTAGCAGGAGCCTGAAAACATCCGACGCGGTCATTTATCACATTTGTCTCGAGGTCGATAACCTCGAAGAGTTCTTGAAGTCGCTTAAGGCGACTCATCGGGTTGTGTGCGTTAAGCCGCGGACACCGGCTGTATTGTTCGATCAAAGACCTGTCTCTTTCTACTATGTGAAGGGCGTAGGGCTCTTTGAGTTCTTGGAGTCAGAGTCATGA
- a CDS encoding HAD-IIIC family phosphatase has product MKEMKYSEIIKANRELGKRMSGPPYTISLLSNIVVAQLKDVLEYSLRTCGINAQVAVGNYDNVAQDSGEFQDKRAMVIFWEPANFIDGGHYRIDLLGPKEFEDLQSRMRGEIDLVLSNAANCSLVLLNRFSPLVFSHSNIRQSNFERLCDNLNRYVEAKGAGNVKVVDIERIFCRLSVEKCVDLRYYYSSKALYSISFYKEYAEFIKPYVLSANGKSKKALIFDCDNTLWKGILGEEGIDGIEMSSDNKDGAIFREVQTIAAGLAGRGVILGLCSKNEPEEVNNVLQNSTDMVLTDKHLTIKKVNWSDKVSNLSEIAAELNIGTDSIVFVDDSSFEINYVRQFLPEITTVQVPAAIHEYPGVMREIARLFYNLSETPEDLLKAQMYKQQVLRKTEQQRFENLVDYLRSLNLRVRIHLNDESLIPRVSQLTQKTNQFNLTTKRYTEQDIQAFIKAGSTAILALEAMDKFGEYGLTGLCIARMNADHLAHIDTFLMSCRIIGRDIELAFFDFVVDYLRNSGTTSIDAEYVRTLKNDQVATFYDKLGFSLVSESGGEKIYRLDILEYRPGNVDYIEVASAR; this is encoded by the coding sequence ATGAAAGAGATGAAATACTCTGAGATTATCAAGGCAAACAGGGAATTGGGCAAGCGAATGAGCGGCCCGCCTTATACGATAAGTTTATTGAGCAACATTGTTGTCGCGCAACTCAAGGACGTGTTGGAATACTCCTTGCGGACTTGTGGTATCAACGCACAAGTGGCTGTGGGTAACTACGACAACGTGGCGCAGGACTCCGGCGAATTCCAAGACAAACGTGCCATGGTAATTTTCTGGGAACCGGCTAATTTCATTGACGGAGGGCACTACCGAATTGACCTCCTTGGCCCCAAGGAATTCGAGGACCTCCAGTCCAGAATGAGAGGAGAGATAGACCTGGTTCTGTCCAATGCAGCCAATTGTTCGTTGGTGTTGCTGAATAGATTTTCTCCGCTCGTGTTCAGTCATAGCAACATCAGGCAGAGCAATTTCGAGCGGCTCTGCGACAATCTGAATCGTTACGTTGAGGCCAAAGGAGCCGGCAACGTGAAAGTGGTAGATATTGAACGAATATTCTGCCGCCTCTCGGTCGAAAAGTGTGTTGACCTCAGATACTATTATTCATCCAAGGCGCTTTATTCCATCAGTTTCTACAAGGAATATGCAGAATTCATAAAACCGTACGTATTGTCTGCAAACGGCAAGAGCAAGAAGGCCCTCATATTCGACTGTGACAATACGCTCTGGAAAGGCATACTGGGAGAAGAAGGCATTGACGGCATAGAAATGTCGTCGGACAACAAAGACGGTGCGATCTTTCGCGAGGTCCAGACTATTGCGGCAGGGCTGGCCGGCCGAGGAGTAATATTAGGTCTTTGCAGCAAAAACGAACCGGAGGAAGTCAACAATGTGCTTCAAAACAGCACGGACATGGTCCTTACCGACAAGCATCTGACAATTAAGAAAGTGAATTGGAGCGACAAGGTATCAAATCTCTCCGAAATAGCGGCCGAACTCAATATTGGCACCGACAGCATAGTCTTCGTGGATGATTCCTCGTTTGAAATCAATTATGTAAGACAGTTTTTGCCCGAAATAACCACAGTGCAGGTCCCGGCTGCGATTCACGAATACCCTGGAGTGATGAGGGAGATAGCGAGGCTGTTTTACAACCTGTCGGAGACGCCGGAAGACCTGCTCAAAGCCCAAATGTACAAACAGCAAGTACTTAGAAAAACGGAACAACAGCGATTCGAAAACCTTGTCGATTATCTGAGATCTCTGAACCTTCGGGTGCGGATTCATCTAAACGATGAATCCCTCATCCCTCGAGTGTCCCAACTGACGCAAAAGACCAATCAATTCAACCTCACGACTAAGCGTTACACAGAGCAGGATATTCAGGCATTCATCAAGGCCGGCAGTACAGCCATTCTCGCGCTTGAGGCAATGGACAAATTCGGTGAGTACGGCCTGACCGGCCTCTGTATTGCGAGAATGAACGCAGACCACCTGGCCCACATAGACACTTTTTTGATGAGCTGCCGAATCATAGGGAGAGACATCGAATTGGCCTTCTTCGATTTTGTGGTGGACTACCTGCGCAATTCAGGCACAACTTCAATAGATGCAGAGTACGTTCGGACCCTCAAGAATGATCAAGTCGCCACCTTTTACGACAAACTCGGCTTCTCCCTTGTGTCGGAATCGGGCGGTGAAAAAATATACCGGCTGGACATACTAGAGTACCGGCCGGGTAATGTAGACTATATAGAGGTCGCCAGTGCAAGATAG
- a CDS encoding acyl carrier protein produces MQDRIRKVLSEVLDLKPSEINETTSPKTVEEWDSLKHMDIVFALEEEFGIQFLDDEIAEMVSYGEIVRIVSTKPASS; encoded by the coding sequence GTGCAAGATAGGATAAGGAAGGTTTTAAGCGAGGTCCTTGATCTGAAGCCCTCGGAAATAAATGAGACCACCTCTCCCAAGACCGTCGAGGAGTGGGATTCCCTGAAACATATGGACATTGTCTTCGCGCTGGAAGAAGAGTTTGGTATTCAATTCCTGGACGATGAGATAGCTGAAATGGTCAGCTATGGTGAAATAGTGAGAATTGTTTCCACTAAGCCGGCGAGTTCGTGA
- the rffA gene encoding dTDP-4-amino-4,6-dideoxygalactose transaminase, whose product MPDGPKIPFNKPFIVGKELYYVAQAVLANKHLSGNGPFTQKCQEWLERQLGCRKALLTHSCTGALEMVAMLCDLKAGDEVIMPSFTFVSTANAFVLRGAVPVFVDIRPDTLNIDENLINQAITPRTKGIIPVHYAGVSCNMDEIMRTAKRHGLWVAEDAAHALLSTYKGRYLGAIGDFGCLSFHETKNVISGEGGALLINSEEFIERAEIIREKGTNRTKFFRGELDKYSWVDVGSSFLPSDLVAAFLYAQLEHAEAIVAARCKIIARYQDLLRGFGDEGLIRLPYFEDYTTCSGHLFYVITRSEKERSELIRHMAQHDILTVFHYVPLHSSPGGIKYGRTAGTMNVTEDVSARVLRLPLYYGMTDDEVETVAKTLADFYGRKI is encoded by the coding sequence ATGCCCGACGGTCCCAAAATACCTTTCAATAAGCCCTTTATTGTCGGCAAGGAGCTGTACTACGTTGCCCAGGCGGTCTTGGCGAACAAACATTTGTCAGGCAACGGTCCTTTCACTCAGAAGTGCCAGGAATGGTTGGAAAGGCAACTAGGATGTCGCAAAGCCTTGCTGACCCACTCCTGCACCGGGGCACTCGAAATGGTGGCCATGCTGTGCGACCTGAAGGCCGGCGATGAAGTGATCATGCCTTCTTTCACTTTCGTTTCTACGGCCAATGCCTTTGTGCTGCGGGGAGCGGTTCCGGTATTTGTAGATATCCGGCCGGACACCTTGAATATTGACGAAAACCTCATTAACCAGGCGATCACGCCGCGAACCAAAGGAATTATTCCGGTTCATTATGCAGGCGTGTCATGCAACATGGACGAAATCATGCGCACTGCAAAAAGGCACGGATTATGGGTGGCGGAAGACGCGGCCCATGCTCTGCTCTCCACCTACAAAGGCAGATACCTTGGCGCGATTGGCGATTTCGGCTGCTTGAGCTTTCATGAGACCAAAAATGTGATAAGCGGCGAAGGCGGAGCTTTGTTGATAAACTCTGAGGAGTTCATCGAAAGGGCTGAGATAATAAGGGAAAAGGGTACCAACAGAACCAAGTTTTTCAGGGGCGAATTAGACAAATATTCATGGGTGGACGTGGGCTCATCGTTTTTGCCCAGCGATCTGGTGGCAGCGTTTCTTTACGCTCAACTGGAGCACGCTGAGGCTATTGTCGCGGCCAGATGTAAGATAATAGCAAGATATCAAGACTTGCTCAGGGGCTTTGGTGATGAAGGACTCATCCGGCTGCCTTACTTCGAAGATTACACCACGTGCAGCGGCCATTTGTTCTATGTCATCACGAGATCCGAAAAAGAGCGCTCCGAATTGATCCGACACATGGCTCAGCACGATATTTTGACTGTCTTTCATTACGTACCGCTGCACTCATCACCCGGGGGAATAAAGTACGGCCGGACAGCCGGTACCATGAATGTTACCGAGGACGTAAGCGCCAGAGTGCTCAGGCTCCCTCTGTACTACGGCATGACAGACGACGAAGTTGAGACCGTGGCTAAAACACTGGCCGATTTCTATGGCCGTAAGATCTGA
- a CDS encoding 2-hydroxyacyl-CoA dehydratase, whose translation MTENNPWGPFEDIVGAPWEKALAWKESTGRKVVGHLLPDVPEEILHAAGALPMAVEGAGIQVSRAQEHIPGYTCSHAMGALELGLRSELGVLDGMVIPYLCDTTRNLFHIWSKCFPDLANEFLRLPKRLDHPGARDYMRAEFSRLFETMTRITGQEPKTDALESSVKLYNKSRQRLRQAYLKQAEQPEVWTSQRVQMLFASALRAPREDHLAWMDRLPWDEKTAADSQERVAVYVRGKVWDPPGILDLFDQLGLLVVQDEIVTGFRSVALDASTDGDPIAALVDRHLANIPYTGYHLDPHLMVQGFLNRVRDSKAKGVIFLNPKFCEAAAFDTPDFQKAIQDANIPSLILETSARGVSLGQIRLRLEAFREMLSDDLP comes from the coding sequence ATGACTGAAAATAATCCTTGGGGTCCTTTCGAAGACATCGTGGGGGCGCCTTGGGAAAAAGCCCTGGCGTGGAAAGAAAGCACCGGCAGGAAGGTTGTGGGACATCTTCTTCCTGATGTTCCGGAAGAGATTCTCCATGCCGCGGGAGCGCTTCCGATGGCTGTCGAGGGCGCAGGGATTCAGGTTTCCCGTGCGCAGGAGCACATTCCCGGCTACACATGCAGCCATGCAATGGGCGCGCTTGAGCTGGGTCTGCGAAGTGAACTGGGTGTGCTTGACGGCATGGTAATCCCGTATTTGTGCGACACCACGCGCAACCTTTTCCACATATGGAGCAAGTGCTTTCCGGACCTGGCAAACGAATTCCTGCGTCTTCCCAAGCGCCTTGATCATCCGGGTGCTCGGGACTATATGCGAGCGGAGTTCAGTAGGCTTTTCGAGACCATGACCCGGATTACCGGCCAGGAACCGAAAACCGACGCGTTGGAGTCCAGTGTAAAACTATACAACAAGAGCCGGCAGCGACTTCGTCAGGCATATCTCAAGCAGGCCGAACAACCTGAGGTCTGGACTTCTCAGAGAGTTCAAATGCTCTTTGCTTCAGCGCTGAGAGCGCCTCGGGAAGATCACCTGGCTTGGATGGACAGGCTGCCATGGGATGAAAAGACCGCTGCGGACTCTCAGGAGCGTGTTGCCGTTTATGTTCGGGGAAAGGTGTGGGACCCGCCGGGCATTCTGGATCTGTTCGACCAGTTGGGTCTGCTCGTGGTTCAAGACGAGATTGTCACCGGTTTCCGATCGGTAGCGCTGGACGCCTCAACAGACGGGGACCCGATCGCCGCTTTAGTTGATAGGCATCTTGCCAACATTCCTTACACCGGTTACCATTTGGACCCCCATTTGATGGTTCAGGGATTCTTGAACAGGGTCCGCGACAGCAAAGCCAAGGGAGTAATTTTTCTCAATCCCAAATTCTGTGAAGCGGCTGCTTTTGACACGCCCGATTTCCAGAAGGCGATCCAGGATGCCAATATCCCGAGCCTGATTCTCGAAACCTCCGCCCGAGGGGTCTCCCTGGGACAAATTCGCCTCCGACTGGAAGCCTTCCGAGAAATGCTTTCTGACGACCTGCCCTGA
- a CDS encoding SDR family oxidoreductase, translating to MVDRPDLTEKVAIVTGGGKGIGKSIALGLADSRAKVVVASRTAAEVEAVADEILSRGGEAVAKVADVTQSDQIQDLVDATVKAFGRIDILVNNAARSFLRPLMDLREDGFDKIFDTNVKGTFLLSRAAAKVMMQNGGGRIVNITTVGAVRGGTMMGVYHASKAAVKMLTMCMATEWAPMNILVNAVGPGMTRTHFSQPIWSNPEIERQLTMRIPMGRLAEPDEIVGAVLFLCSDGAKFITGQSIYVDGGTLANT from the coding sequence ATGGTTGATCGGCCTGACCTCACGGAGAAGGTTGCCATTGTGACAGGAGGGGGAAAAGGGATTGGGAAATCCATTGCGCTTGGTCTTGCTGATTCCCGAGCCAAGGTGGTGGTTGCCTCAAGGACCGCAGCGGAAGTCGAGGCTGTAGCCGACGAAATCCTTTCCCGCGGTGGAGAGGCTGTGGCGAAGGTCGCCGACGTTACTCAGAGCGATCAAATTCAGGACCTCGTTGACGCGACTGTCAAGGCTTTCGGCCGAATAGATATCCTGGTCAACAACGCTGCCAGGAGCTTTCTGCGCCCATTGATGGACCTTCGCGAAGACGGGTTCGACAAGATCTTCGACACTAATGTGAAAGGGACTTTCCTCCTGAGCCGTGCCGCGGCCAAAGTCATGATGCAAAACGGCGGTGGCCGCATCGTAAATATTACCACCGTGGGTGCGGTACGCGGGGGCACTATGATGGGAGTGTATCATGCAAGCAAGGCGGCAGTGAAAATGCTGACCATGTGCATGGCCACCGAATGGGCCCCCATGAATATCCTGGTCAACGCGGTTGGGCCCGGAATGACCAGGACCCACTTCAGCCAGCCCATATGGTCCAATCCCGAAATAGAACGGCAACTGACCATGCGTATTCCAATGGGAAGGTTAGCCGAACCTGACGAAATAGTCGGGGCTGTGCTATTTCTTTGTTCAGACGGCGCGAAATTCATTACCGGGCAAAGCATTTACGTTGACGGCGGAACGCTGGCTAACACGTGA
- a CDS encoding VOC family protein, which produces MLNDVCFFEIPADNLETLQKFYNHLFGWTFQRMPGPMDYYTITTGSGEPRGGMLPRQHPQHTPISYVMVESVENAQKTAEGMGAQVLVPRTAVPGMGWFAVLADPQNNAFGLWQDDPSAA; this is translated from the coding sequence ATGCTCAACGATGTCTGCTTTTTCGAGATCCCTGCCGACAATTTGGAAACACTGCAAAAGTTCTATAATCACCTGTTCGGCTGGACCTTCCAACGGATGCCCGGACCAATGGACTATTACACGATTACCACGGGTTCAGGCGAACCCAGGGGCGGAATGTTGCCGAGGCAGCATCCCCAGCACACGCCCATCAGCTACGTTATGGTAGAATCCGTCGAGAATGCGCAAAAAACAGCGGAAGGAATGGGAGCGCAGGTCCTAGTCCCCAGAACGGCCGTTCCGGGGATGGGCTGGTTTGCGGTGTTGGCCGACCCCCAGAACAACGCGTTCGGCCTCTGGCAAGACGACCCTTCGGCCGCTTGA
- a CDS encoding TIGR03067 domain-containing protein produces the protein MRGKIVFIAVSLLLLCPIGTLFAADVGGQDAEKELKKLQGTWVMVSGEMGGKKAADEHVKQSKIIYEGNKIQIVVPNQTGETIVADIVKIDPVKNPKEMHFIRKTGPNAGKTLIGIFEFEGDDQYKFAFDPTGSMTLKEFVTKDGTGHIRNTWKRVKP, from the coding sequence ATGCGCGGAAAAATTGTGTTTATAGCCGTTAGCCTATTGCTTTTGTGCCCCATTGGAACTCTCTTTGCCGCGGATGTGGGGGGCCAGGACGCTGAAAAGGAACTCAAGAAGCTCCAAGGCACGTGGGTAATGGTATCAGGGGAAATGGGCGGGAAAAAGGCAGCGGATGAGCATGTGAAACAGAGCAAAATAATCTATGAAGGGAACAAAATTCAGATTGTCGTTCCTAATCAGACCGGGGAAACGATCGTCGCGGATATCGTAAAGATCGACCCGGTGAAAAACCCCAAGGAAATGCATTTTATCCGCAAAACCGGTCCCAACGCGGGCAAGACCCTCATAGGGATCTTCGAATTTGAAGGTGACGACCAGTACAAGTTTGCTTTCGATCCCACCGGAAGCATGACTCTCAAGGAATTCGTTACCAAGGACGGAACAGGCCATATTCGAAATACGTGGAAACGGGTGAAGCCTTAG
- a CDS encoding BrnT family toxin: MEYEWDQDKATNNLQKHDVDFADAVTALEDDNAVTLEDQDPEEERFITVGMDALGRIVVVVYTWRGERIRLISARKATRRERTQYEGTSP; this comes from the coding sequence ATGGAATATGAGTGGGATCAAGACAAGGCGACCAACAACCTGCAAAAGCATGATGTGGATTTTGCTGATGCCGTCACTGCTTTGGAAGACGACAACGCTGTCACGTTGGAAGACCAAGATCCCGAGGAAGAACGGTTCATCACAGTCGGAATGGACGCCCTGGGACGCATTGTAGTAGTGGTCTACACCTGGCGTGGCGAGCGCATTCGCCTCATCTCCGCAAGAAAGGCAACGCGACGTGAGCGGACCCAATATGAAGGAACAAGCCCATGA
- a CDS encoding BrnA antitoxin family protein, protein MKKQYDFSKGKRGAVVPIPTGKTHITIPIDNDVLDWFRSQVHEMGGGNYQTLINTALREYIKQHKEPLEETLRRVIREEMHTNA, encoded by the coding sequence ATGAAGAAACAGTACGATTTCAGTAAGGGAAAGCGCGGGGCAGTGGTTCCGATTCCCACGGGCAAAACGCACATCACGATTCCAATTGATAACGATGTCTTGGATTGGTTTCGCTCGCAGGTACACGAGATGGGCGGCGGCAACTATCAGACCCTCATCAACACCGCTCTACGTGAGTACATAAAACAGCACAAGGAACCCTTGGAAGAGACGCTGCGGCGGGTGATTCGCGAAGAAATGCATACAAATGCATAA
- a CDS encoding response regulator, translating to MMTTVLVVDDEESIRNLMRMTLELDGYRVLTAEDGHAALEIFEKEDPDVVLLDVRMPGMDGIEVLRRIKDANPDTEVVIITGHGDLDMAVECLRKEASNFLTKPVDDEILSLSLKRSLEKLALKKKLKQYTSNLETLVREANLELERAYQFRENLIENSPDAIVSIRKGGHIIIFNSAAERLLGYRKDEVIGKMNIVDVYFFSGVAKQIMKDLRSDDFGGRGILQKREVVLRDKQGEQIPVYISAAILYDEGRECGSVGIFTDLREKQKLEKQLLRAEKLSSLGKLSAGIAHEINQPLTGVLTFAHLLLKKFKDEPQTRKDLETIVRETTRIKGIVQGILDFARETPMQKAPRRIQDVLDQTLEIIVHQQRFFGITLNKKYDDSVPEVVVDSNLMEQVFMNIILNALDAMHGSGALTVRTRRQNGWLEIDLEDTGAGMPESMLDKIFDPFFTTKDSTEGMGMGLGLAISYGIVKNHNGDIQVSSKEGKGTTFTVRLPLDSA from the coding sequence ATGATGACGACGGTTCTCGTGGTTGACGACGAAGAAAGCATTCGCAACCTCATGCGCATGACTTTGGAGCTGGATGGATACCGGGTCCTGACGGCTGAAGATGGCCACGCGGCTCTCGAAATATTCGAGAAAGAAGATCCTGATGTGGTGTTGCTGGATGTGCGCATGCCCGGCATGGACGGCATTGAAGTTCTTCGCCGCATCAAAGACGCGAATCCTGACACCGAAGTCGTCATTATCACAGGCCACGGAGATCTGGACATGGCCGTGGAATGCCTTCGAAAGGAGGCCTCCAATTTCCTGACCAAGCCTGTGGACGACGAAATACTTTCCTTGTCTCTTAAGCGCTCTCTGGAGAAACTGGCCCTGAAGAAAAAGCTCAAACAATACACGAGCAACCTTGAAACCCTGGTCCGTGAAGCGAACTTGGAATTGGAAAGGGCCTATCAGTTCAGGGAAAACCTGATAGAAAACTCCCCTGACGCGATCGTGTCCATACGAAAGGGCGGGCATATCATCATCTTCAACTCCGCAGCGGAAAGACTTCTGGGTTACAGGAAAGACGAAGTCATCGGAAAAATGAATATCGTCGATGTGTACTTTTTCTCTGGAGTCGCGAAACAAATCATGAAGGACTTGAGATCCGATGATTTTGGAGGTCGCGGAATCTTGCAAAAGAGGGAAGTGGTGTTGCGGGACAAACAGGGTGAGCAGATCCCTGTGTACATATCCGCCGCGATTCTGTATGACGAAGGTCGGGAATGCGGCTCGGTGGGCATTTTCACGGACCTCAGAGAGAAACAAAAGCTGGAAAAACAATTGCTCCGCGCCGAAAAGCTCTCATCCCTCGGCAAGCTTTCCGCGGGCATTGCTCATGAAATCAATCAGCCCTTGACCGGCGTGCTGACGTTTGCCCACCTGCTTTTGAAGAAATTCAAGGATGAACCCCAGACCCGCAAGGACCTCGAGACCATAGTGCGTGAAACCACCCGCATTAAAGGGATTGTCCAGGGAATCTTGGACTTTGCCCGTGAAACCCCCATGCAGAAGGCCCCGCGACGCATTCAGGATGTCCTGGACCAGACCCTTGAGATCATAGTGCATCAGCAGCGGTTCTTCGGGATAACGCTTAACAAGAAATATGACGATTCAGTTCCGGAGGTTGTGGTTGACTCCAACCTTATGGAACAGGTCTTCATGAACATAATCCTGAACGCCCTCGACGCGATGCACGGATCCGGAGCACTAACGGTCAGGACCCGCCGTCAAAACGGCTGGCTGGAGATCGACCTGGAAGACACCGGCGCGGGCATGCCCGAGTCAATGCTGGACAAGATCTTCGACCCGTTTTTCACCACTAAGGACTCAACCGAAGGCATGGGAATGGGCCTGGGGCTGGCCATCAGCTACGGAATAGTAAAGAACCACAACGGCGACATTCAGGTGAGCAGCAAAGAGGGTAAAGGTACCACTTTTACTGTCCGCTTACCGCTGGACAGCGCCTGA